Part of the Brassica oleracea var. oleracea cultivar TO1000 chromosome C8, BOL, whole genome shotgun sequence genome is shown below.
CAAAAATACATGTTTAGGCTTCGATTTACCTTCGTGAAGACGATCGGTTTCAATCGCCAAAATATCGCCTTTCCTCGAACTCTCCGTTTTTTTTTTCCAGTTTCGGTCGCGAATGACAATTTTTTTTTAACCAAACCCAAAATCATACCGACCCCGTCCCACTCAGGAGTTGACACGTTGCTAAGGATCAATCTCTTAAAAGCCTTGATGACGGACCAATCCTTACGCAGATTAACCTAAGTAATATTATTATATTCAGTTTTACTTAAGTTTTCGTGCTAAGGATTGGTCGTGTACTCCCGTTGTGCAAGGTCTTAGGATTGGCATATTAATTCACACCTAAGTCCGTTAAGTTATTCTTATTTTTTTCTAAAAATCATGGCTTGGTCTATACACAGCACTAATTCAGATTCTAGTGTAATAGAAGGGTGAAACTGCATGTCGGTAAAGCCTTTCTCAAAAAAAAACTGCATGTCGGTAGAAGCATGAATAGTTTCTCATTTCAAACGACACGCTGTGTTTAATTAAAAATAAGGGACAACACAATGTGTACATGAAAAATGACACCAACAAGTAATTTCTTAACATTTCAAAAAACAACTCTGTTCGTCGCCAGGTTTAGAATTAAATACCAGCAAAAAGAGGAAAAACAATCAAACTCAGAGTAGATATTTTATTTTCTTTAACGTAAAACAACAACTTTTTTTGTATAATGAAAAACAAGCAACTCATTTTGGATTAGATTAAAAGGTTATGTATAGAATAGATTAAGAAGGATATCTAGAAACATTCTCTACAATATATGCTTTACATATATATAGGTATTACATATGTGTTATATATAGCATGAAATATTCTATAAGATATTGTATAATAAAAAAAGTATGATCTTATCTTTAACCATAATTAGGTAGATGATGAAATTCCAAACTACCACACATTTGTGGCTCACGAGTTTCCCACTTTGAACAGACCAAACATTATGTATTGAAAAAGAAGAAATAGATCAACCTTGTGAATCACGAGATAACGCAAACCATTGTCTCTCATCTCTACAAATAAGAAAATCTCTCTTTCTCTTCTACGTGTCTACAAATCTTTACAGCTTTGTCTCTCTCTCTTTTCGTTCGTTGTTGGTTATCAAAGGAAGACAAATGGGTTGCTCTAGTTCAACAGCCAAGGCAGAAGGTACTCCCTCACTCTCTCTTCTCTCTAGAGGTTAATAAAGATATGAATCGGATCAAAGTGATAGTAAGATAATATGCACACACATCTTCTGATTATTCTTAGTTTCTAGGCTTCCATTCACTGTTTTAGGGCACCACATATAGGAGCATGTATATGTGGTACGTGATGTGATTTTTTGTGTTTGTAGGGAGAAAGGAAAAGATTAGAAGACCAAAATCATGGAAACATCCTCAGCCAATATCAAGAGCTGAGCTCACACAGATGAGAGAGGAGTTTTGGGACACAGCTCCTCACTATGGAGGCAAGAAAGGTGATGATCACATTAAATTAACCTGAAAATAAAACACATTCATAGATGTAAGTTATATACTCCTATTAAACACATTCATAGTGTGGTGTGGTAGCCAGTCCACTCTGTAGCATTAAGTGTATTCCTGCCGACCGGATCAGCCTGCCTCAGGTTGTCTCGCGATACCTTTCACACCTTGATCCGCAGCTGTACATTGACCAACCCCAAGTCCAATAGAAGCAAGCCCAACAGCCAACCCAGCAGCAATAACCGAAGCCGATAGGGCTTATAAAAAAAAGTTATATACTCTCCATTTATGTTAGCAAGTTCTGTTATATGTAAACAGAGATCTGGGATGCGTTAAGAGCTGCAGCAGAAGAAGAGGACTTATCTCTTGCACAAACCATAATCGAGAGTGCTGGTGTGATTGTCCACAACACTGACCTCACCATTTGTTACGATGAGAAAGGTAGATAAAATAAATTTAATTTAATTTTTCTCTAAAGGGTTATTGGTTTAGTAGTTGAGGTCTTAACTTTTTGCAGGTTCCAAGTATGAACTGCCTAAATATGTTCTAAGGGATCCTTCAAACTTGATCAGAACCAAATAAAGTAAAAAGAAGATAGGAGACAAGCTCGTTTGTGTATGTTTGTTTGTCGTCCAAGGAATCATGTGTTTTTAACTTAGTTATATGGTTATATTTGCTTGGATTTGTCATTTGCTGCGAGACTATGCGTATGTGAGGAGTGACATGGATGATATTACAGACTTCCGTAGAATTCTTCATAGTTTTTTTTTTCATAAAGAAGCAGCTTTGATTAATAAAATAGTATGAATCTATTTACCTAATCTTAACAATAATTGTAATTTACTTATCTATCTTGTTTCTCTAGATTCGTCAGCTCCTCTTTTTGTGAGTAATTCCATATGGAAAAAATAATAAAATTTACTACAATAAACTCTGCACTGCATTAAAACAAATTATACAGTTAGGCGAAGATAACATAACAAATCATTTCATGATTGACCTGATTAGTGGTTACCTCCAAAAAGAGACGCATTAATATGACACCAAGCAATTATATTTGTGTTCTTTATTTCATTTTTATATATCGATTAAGAAAACAAGAAAAGAAAGGATATATTATCTCTTGAGGATATGATGATGGTATTATTTTGAAAAGATTGATTTGACAAAGGAAAGTGTAACACTTTTGTTGGTTTATACACACAATATTTTTTTTATATACACACAATATTTGTTATTCTGTGTCATAAAAGGAGTAATAAAAAACAGTTTACATTGTAATATCTATAGATTATAATCTGCTTCGTATATATAAAAGTACCCAAATAAAATTTCAAACTGCACTTACTACACCAGCTTCTACATCCTCTACACTTTTTTAATGATCAAATGAACTCCATGTTGTGGGAATGTAGTTGCAGCTGGGAAAGGAGCATGAGTATATGATGGAGAGAGCTCCACACTAAACATTTGAAGAACCTTTGCCACAAAGAGCTTAGCTTGCAACATCGAGAAGTTTTGGCCAATACATGTCCGAGGTCCCGAGCCAAACGGCAAGAAAGAGAGTCTTCCTTTGGTTGCGCTTGCAACACCATTGACAAATCTCTCAGGCTTAAACTGTTTCACATCCTCTCCCCAAAGATCAGGATCATGGTGCACCAAGATCATTGGTATAGTGATCACAACTTCTTCGGGTAAAGAGAACCTCTCTAGCTTCACTTCTTGATTTGTTATTCGACATGTGAAGTAAGCTGGTGAGTAGAATCTTAGAACTTCATGAAGGATCATTGATACCTAATGATAATGGTCCAAATCAAAAGAAAACAAAAATTATAAATAACCCTTTTTATGGTTGTCTGATAGGTTTTAAAAATGTCTACTTACAACTTTAAGGTGGCCTAGTCCTTCAAAACCTGGCTCGTTGTTACCAAACGCCTTAGAGATCTCGTCTCTTGCTTTGTTTTGCCATTCTTGGTGTTGGCTTAGAGCAACAAGTGTCCAAACAAACAATGAAGCAGTCACGCTTTGACCAGCTAGATAGAAAGCCTTGCAGTCATCTATAAGATCGTCAAGGCTCAGCCCTGAAGCTGGTCCTTGTTCTATTATCTGTTTTGTATTCGAAGCCAACATGGAGCACAGCAAGTCAGCGTTCTTGTTGGTATCTCTTCCTCTCTGTATCTCCTTCTCTTTGGTCTCAATCATAGCTTTAAACATAGCCCTCATGTCCCTTTCGGTTTCTCTCAACCTCTTGTTGAACTTTGTTGGTAAAAATCTGTTAAAATTTGCAAATATTAAAAAGGGTTGACTCATCAAAATATATTAAAATCAAATTTAACGTACTTTGATCCAGGAATATAAACGGAACGAATAGTTTGGAGACTAAGATCGATCTGTTCTTGGTGGATTTGGAAGATATTGATGCCATCTTTGTAGAAATCACCAAAAGAAGCACGAGCAAGCATGTTTCTGGCTAAGTCATGACAGTAAGTCCATGCATCAAGTTCCACTGTTCCTTTTGGTGAAGCTAGTTTCTCCCATTCTTCTAGCATCTCTTTGCAACTCGAGTTGAATGCTGGAAGTATGCTCTGTCCATTTTGAAAACATGAAAAATATAAATATGATTTCAGTTGAGAAAAAACTAAAACCAGTCTCATACAAAAATTTACAAACATGGGTTTTTGATATGTCAATATCCCCATTTATTCATTGATATTATTTTCTGTTTGTTGAAATGATAGCCTAACAAAATGATGATGTGTTAGAAATTCTTGATTTGAAATATGTTCATCTTTTTGTAATGCGCCTTTTTGGCATTTTCTCTTCTTTCGCTTTTAGACTTCTATAGTTGGTGTTGGCTTCTAGTTCTTTGTGGTCTTGTTCTCTGTTTATTCTTTATTCTATAAATACCTTTTTAGTTATTTTTAAATTTATCTATTGTTGTTTAAGTGATCAAAATCCTCAGACGTAACTGATCTGACTTTCTTTTTCGGAAAAGGTGGAAAAGGGAATGAAACTGTTGCAAATCAAAAGAATGACGAAAATGACGTCCATGAATTTCACTTTATGTCTTAAAAAAAAACTTATTATTTTTTAAAAATAGTTATTGGAGTCAAAATGAGCATGCATAATACCTGTATATTCTGTTTGTATGTTCTCTAATATCTATTGTAATCTCAGTCAATATACAGAAAACTCTTTAAACCTATAGCCTTCTTTCTCTTGGCATATTCATTCATCACACCACTTTACCAAAATAATAAAAATACCTTCAAACTGTCGATGCGAAAAGCAGGATTAAGAATGCTCCGATGTTTGGACCAAGTAGGACCTTCGTGATTGAGAAGACCACTGAGGAAAACATGATACCCAATCTTTGGTTTTGGAAAGAGTTCATGTCTCGACATTATCTCTCGTAGTGTCTCTGGATCCATTACTGTCACGTTCGGGTACGG
Proteins encoded:
- the LOC106309839 gene encoding cytochrome P450 72C1-like; amino-acid sequence: MIEITAVRKVFLIGFLILILNWAWRAVNWVWLRPKRLEKYLKKQGFSGNSYRVLMGDMSESNKMDQVAHSLPLPLTADFVPRMMPFLHHTVLNHGKKCFTWYGPYPNVTVMDPETLREIMSRHELFPKPKIGYHVFLSGLLNHEGPTWSKHRSILNPAFRIDSLKSILPAFNSSCKEMLEEWEKLASPKGTVELDAWTYCHDLARNMLARASFGDFYKDGINIFQIHQEQIDLSLQTIRSVYIPGSKFLPTKFNKRLRETERDMRAMFKAMIETKEKEIQRGRDTNKNADLLCSMLASNTKQIIEQGPASGLSLDDLIDDCKAFYLAGQSVTASLFVWTLVALSQHQEWQNKARDEISKAFGNNEPGFEGLGHLKVVSMILHEVLRFYSPAYFTCRITNQEVKLERFSLPEEVVITIPMILVHHDPDLWGEDVKQFKPERFVNGVASATKGRLSFLPFGSGPRTCIGQNFSMLQAKLFVAKVLQMFSVELSPSYTHAPFPAATTFPQHGVHLIIKKV
- the LOC106310196 gene encoding ubiquitin domain-containing protein 2, which encodes MGCSSSTAKAEGRKEKIRRPKSWKHPQPISRAELTQMREEFWDTAPHYGGKKEIWDALRAAAEEEDLSLAQTIIESAGVIVHNTDLTICYDEKGSKYELPKYVLRDPSNLIRTK